CCGGGGGGCGAATACCTTGGATACCGTTAATTCATCGTTCATTGTAAAAGGCGTAGACGGGACTGCTGATGGCTATGACTCTGGTAAGGCACCAGCCGATTTTGGCTACTTCCGTGACCGAGACTTCTTCTTCATCGCCAAAACGGATAACAACAATGAAGGAACGTATCAGGTTGTGGCTCAGTTATTCAAAGGAGATCAAGCTGCTGTAGCTGCCGGAACAGCATCCTTAATATCAACAGCCGTAAGTTCTACGCAGCTGATTAAAGGCAAAGAGGCCAATAATTTGGTGTATACGCTGACGCCTTTTGCTAATGGAATCTATGCCGTTGATAAGATCAAAGATACGCTGAAAGGCGCAGAAAATAATGTGATCTCCAACGTAAGTTCGACCGTTGTTTCTAATGTGTACTCGACAGAAGCCTATTCTTTGGAAAACATGTTCTCGGGTAAAGTGGTACTTACTGCCAAGGATGCCAGTGGCAACGTGGTACAACTGCCGAACAACACGATTCAAGCGCTTAATTCCATCACAACGTCGAATACGCGTGCTTCATCTGTTGTCATTAAGCCTAAGGCAGATGGCCAAACGGGCAACCTATCAGATGGGTACGGCATTCGTGGCAAAGATGTGGGGACAACAAGTATTTCCGTAGTTTTCAAACCTTCTAACTATGTTGGCAGCAAAGTCGCTTTCCTCGATAGTATTGCAATTAAAGATGATGCGCTGACCGTTAGTACGCTAACAGCAACTTATAACGGCAAGGCGAAAAACATCTGGCTGTCAGCACTGAAGAACACGACAGACGGCATTAATGTTTGGGCAGGTAATGATAGCGGCAAACTGAATCAAAAACAAACGTTCAGCAATATTACATTAATGGATCAGTATGGTAACAATGGATTCAAAAACAGCTCCGTATTCCGTGTCGCCCCCATCTTCGGCATTCAGTTTTTTGTAAGCAATGTCAAATGGGCGAATGAGGCGATTGTACCTAATTCGGGCTACATCGCAGTTGAGTATAATAGTTCTGGCGTCAACAGTTTAAATGGCAAATCGAACGCTGTTGAAGCTCTGCCAGCAGGTGTTGATCCAACCGACTGGGTGTTCTCAACCGTACCGAATGCCGATCCGAATAAGAATCCAGTCGTACGGCTGAATCGCGGGGACGCCAAGTATGTCTACAAACCTGCCAAATCTGCGATTGACGGGTCCGTTGTAGAAGTCACATCCTTTACCGTGACCATGATCACAGCAAGTGGGAAAACAATCACTGTCGATGTTTACCCAGATCCAACGAAGTAAATATCAGCACGATTCGCTTGAATGAATTATTAAAATTTTAAAAATTAAAAAGCACTTGGTCTGTGAGCTGAAGTTCCTTTATGGAACTGTTGGATTCATTGGCTGAGTGCTTTTTTGACGATCTGCCGAACTGAGTTGTAAATTCAAATAGGGCCACTTTGGGCAAATAAGAGGTAACTTATTGGGGGGCTCCCCATCCCGCTGGAGCAGAATCTTGAAGTTAGCTAGTTTAGACAGATGGTTGGGAGAACGCTGAGAGTAGCTGCAAGGGAAAGTAGCTGAAATATCGGGACTGTGCGGCAGCACGTCCATTGTCTAAGGAGCTCCTCACGTTGTTGATTGGATAAATCCAATCCAACAGCCGTATAGGCGGTTAAATTCGCATCTACAATGGATTTATCCAATGGGATCTGATAAAAAACGCCATATACGCCGCAGATTTGAAGATTTCAATGAATAAATCCAATCCAACAGCCCGATTGGCGGCCAAATTCACGATTACATTGGATTTATCCAATGTAATAAGATTCCGCCTGTTGTCTGGTACGGAATCTTGAAGTTAGCTAGTTTAGACAGATGGTTGGGAGAATGCTGAGAGTAGCTGCAAGGGAAAGTAGCTGAAATACTCGGACTGTGCGGCAGCACGTCCATTGTCTAAGGAGCTCCTCACGTTGTTGATTGGATAAATCCAATCCAACAGCCTTATTGGCGGTTAAATTCGCATCTACAATGGATTTGTCCAATGGGATCTGATAAAAACGCCGCGGATTTGAGGATTTCAATGGATAAATCCAATCTATCAGCCCGATTGGCGGCCAAATTCACGATTACATTGGATTTATCCAATGTAATAAGATTCCGCCTGTTGTCTGGTACGGAATCTTGAAGTTAGCTAGTTTAGACAGATGGTTGGGAGAATGCTGAGAGTAGCTGCAAGGGAAAGTAGCTGAAATATCGGGACTGTGCGGTGGCACGTCCAGTGTCTAAGGAACACCTCACGTTGTTGATTGGATAAATCCAATCCAACAGCCGTATTGGCGGATAAATTCGCATCTACAATGGATTTATCCAATGGGATCTGATAAAAAACGCCATATACGCCGCAGATTTGAAGATTTCAATGGATAAATCCAATCCAACAGCCCGATTGGCGGCCAAATTAACGATTACATTGGATTTATCCAATGTAATAAGATTTCTCCAGTTGTCTGGTACGGAATCTTGAAGTTAACTAGTTTAGACAGATGGTTGGGAGAACGCTGAGAGTAGCTGCAAGGGAAAGTAGCTGAAATACTCGGACTGTGCGGTAGCACGTCCATTGTCTAAGGAACGCCTCACGCTGTTGATTGGATAAATCCAATCCAACAGCCGTATTGGCGGTTAAATTCGCATCTACAATGGATTTATCCAATGGGATCTGATAAAAACGCCGCAGATTTGAGGATTTCAATGGATAAATCCAATCTACCAGCCCGATTGGCGGCCAAATTCACGATTACATTGGATTTATCCAATGTAATAAGATTCCGCCTGTTGTCTGGTACGCAGTTTTAATAATCTCCATTGACAGCTTGACTTCCTGTAATGGTATTATAAGTAAGGAATTATTATACATGCCAAAGGGGAACTACGATGAAATCCAGTTTAAAAGGTTTTATGTTAGGCGTTGTAACCACATGTCTTATGCTAGGGGCAACCGTAGCCTATGCGGCAGGCGGGACACAGATCGAGGTTTATTTTGAAAAGTTGAAGTATGTTTTCGAAGGGGTCGAGAAGCAACCCACGGCAGAACAAGGACAAGGGTTTATCTATAAGGGGACAACGTATGTGCCATTGCGTTTCGTGAGTGAATCTCTCGGCAAGGAGGTTGGTTGGAATGGCACATCCAAGACGATTTGGATCGGGAAGCAGCCGGAGAATACAAATACAAATGCTGGGAACGAGAACGGCAGCAATCCGACATCTACAGGAACAGAAGCTGCTGTGTATTTGACAGATTTGACCGGGATGACCAAGGAAGATGAAGCTAGCATGCTTAACGTAAACAGCTGGGGAAAAGGCCACAACACGGCTGTGCATAAACCTGCTTTTCAAATTGCTGGCACGAACTATAAAAAGGGATTAGGTCTTTACCATCATGATCATCCTTATCCTCCGAATATCAAAACAGGTGGAACCGTTCAATACCCGTTAGATGGCAAATACGTGAAGCTTACTGCTTTTGTCGGGGCCGATGACAGCACGCTGTCCAATACGGCGTCAGGAACGATCAAGTTCATCGGTGACGGGAAGGAACTTCTCGTCATTGATGCCATCACCGCAGGGAAGAATGCTGCTCCCGTGGATTTGGACGTGACGGGAATTCAAGTTTTGCGCATCAATTTTAACTCGGACCGTCAGGGATTAATCAATTTGATCGTTGCTGATCCAATGGTTACTCCTGCTGCAAAGCCAACTACTTCGACGCCAAATGTACAATCTGACATGATTATCGTTGAACGCGACAAGAAGGCGGAGTTCGTTGTGTTGAAAAATCGGGGCACCAAGGAAATCGATCTTAAAGGCTGGAAAGTTATAAGTGTAAACGGCCAGGAAGTATATCCGTTCAAAGAAAGCTATGTATTGAACCCGGATTCTTATGTCATGCTCCTTAGCGGCAAAGAAGGTAAATCCTATGAACAAACGGGTGTTAACGGTACGGAATTCCGGACGTACTCCCGAAGCCTGCTTTGGACAACATCGGAGGTCTGGAACGATACAGAATCCGATGCGGTCGAGCTCTATAACCCTGCAGGCGCGAAAGTTAGTGAGTACATCAATTAAATCATAAACCTTAAGAAGGCAGCCGGTCATTGCACCGGCTGCCTTCACTGCTAGTTCTTAGAACTTGCCCCTCGGAAATGCTGGGGTGAAGTTCCTTCGATTTTTTTGAACATCCGGCTGAAATAAAAGGGGTCCTGATAACCGACTTCTTCGGCGATATCTTTCACGCTTTTGCCCGTATTCAGGAGCAAGTATTTGGCGCGCTGCGCTCGCAGCTGATGGATGTAATGATGGATGTTCGTATGGGCATAGCGTTTGAACACTTGGCACAAATATTCATATTTCCGATTCAACACTTGCTCCAGCTGATCTTTGGAAATATCGGATTCATAGGAATTGTTTAAGTGGTTGACCAGTCCACGGAAAGTGATATAAGAAGCTGAAAAATTCGTATCCACAGCACTCTGCTCCAGAAAATCACTAGCAATGAGCCGCAGAATCTCGCCCAACAACAGGGTCGCATGGAAACGGAAATAGCCTTTAGGCTGTTTCATGGTCGATACCAGTTCTTCGAACAACCCCAGCAGTTTGTAGCGCTGGATCGCTTGGAATTGACGTGGAACGACCAATACATCCTCATGTTTCATTTCCGTCGTACGCAGCTCGGTTCTTTCGGCATGGACAATATTTAGTTGGCTTGCTTGATCCAGAAGGAATTCATTCAGGCCGGGGTCGCAAGAAAATTGCGCCCAAAAGAACTGGCCCTGCCGCTCCTCCGGATTCCAGCCGGTATGCGATTCCCAAGGCAGCATTAGCAGCGACTGGCCGGCATGCAGACTCATGCGGGTTTCACCTGTTTGCAGATGTACCGTTCCGTCAGCAATAACAATCAGCTCGTAATAGGGATTATGATGCTGCTCGCGGTAAAAGGAACTGTTTTTGGTATCGAACAGATCCGCCCAAATGACGTCAAGCTTGGACAATCGCGATAGAGAGTAGTACATGGCATGACATCCTCCGAGATTTATTATTTTGAAGTCTAATTGATGTACATGGATTGAGAACGAAACCGCACGTATGATGAACTCATAACCATTATATCAAAATAACGGAGGTTTCTACATGAGCTGTCAGATTCTTAATGAAAAGGATTACTATCGCATTGTATATGGAGGATGGCTGGGTAAAAATATCGGAGGGACGCTCGGCGCGCCTGTCGAAGGCGTGAAAGAACTGCTCACATTGACCTACTATCCGGAGCTGCCGGACGGGCCGCTGGAAAATGATGATTTGGATTTGCAATTGGTGTGGCTGCATGCATTGGAGCAGTACGGCCCTGGTTTGACTGCGCGTGAATTAGGTCAGGAATGGCTGGAGCATGTCTTTTTCCCTTTTGATGAATACGGTTACGCGATTACGAATATGCGCAGAGGACTCGTTGCGCCGGTTGCAGGAGCTTTCAATAATCCATTTACGAACTGTATGGGTTCGCCGATTCGCTCTGAAATTTGGGCGATGGTAACTCCCGGATCACCGGAAACAGCAGCTCATTATGCCTATCAAGATGCGATCGTTGATCATGCAGGCGGTGAAGGCGTATACGGAGAAATGTTCTTTGCTGCGCTGGAAAGCGCCATTTTCTTCGAGAAGGATCGGGATCGTTTAATTGCCATAGGGATGACCTATATCCCGGAAGATTCCCGTACGGCCAAAGCTTTGAAGGATCTGCTGATCTGGCATCAAGAAGGGAAAGACTGGCTCGAAGCGCGCGCCTTGATTTTGGAACACCATGGCAGTGATAATTTCACCGATGCTCCGCAAAATATTGCTTTCACCATCCTCGGCTGGTTGTATGGGGAAGATTTCGAAGATGCCATCTTGAAAGCCGTTAATTGCGGCTATGATACGGATTGCACGGCAGCTACGCTGGGGGCCATTCTAGGCATGCTGCTAGGGCCAGAAGGCTTGCCTGCTGCATGGGTAGATCCGGTTGGGGATCGCATTGTTGTCAGCCCGCCGATTAAAGGCTTTCCCGCGCCGAAGAATTTGGACGAACTCACGCAGCGCACAATCCGTATGGGCAAACAAATACTCGCTGCCTGGGACACGGGGATTATCGTTCATCCCGACCTGCCTACGTCGTGGGATCAGCCTGTCCAGGTAGAGCAGGCTTCGCGCATTCGTGAGCTTTGGACCAAGAAAGTAACGGCTAATCACTACTTGCTGCCTCTTGGCACACAGCAGAACGCGGATGCCGAGTTGGAAATTGATTTTGGCCAAACAGGTCCGGCGATCGGTGTAAATCAAACGAAAACCTTGCAAATCACACTGACCAATCGTGCTTTGACGCCTGTTACAGGTTGGCTGGCCTTGGAATTGCCAGATGGTTGGGAGGGGCCAACTGCGGTAGAAGTTAGCTTGCAGCCTAACGAGTCCACGGAGTGGAATGCCCTCGTATGCGCTTCTGAAACGGCTAAACCGAGTTATGAACTGACATGTGTATGGACGCGTTCGCATGATGCTTCGATTTGGACGGCTCATCGCGTGCCTTTTGCGCTGGTCAATGCGGCCAAATGGACCGTCTGGGGACCGAATAACACGGAGGGGAAAGAGGTCTACGTCACTGGAAACCGACTGGAACTCGAGCAGGCGCTTGCTTCCGAGGATGATGGCGTGTACCGTGCGCAAACGACGCTATTTAACCCTGAGCCTCGCACGGTCAGACTTATCGCAGCGGCGAACAGCCCGGTTAAGCTCATCTTAGATGGCAAGCTTGTCATCAATTGCGATGAAATTTTGGAATTTATGCCGGCGTATCACCGGGCTCATGATGAACAATTGATTGAGCTAACATTAGCTGCCGGAAGCTACAAGGTGGAAGTAGAAGCAGTAAGGAATGGCAGTCCTCTAGAGGTCTATATTTTGCCAGTGGCGATTAAGGAGACCAGCATTCCTGGACCGCATTACTATTTTACAGATATCTTGTTCGGGTGAACCATGAGAATTGATGCTCATCAACATTATTGGCTAACAGAACGTGGCGATTATGGCTGGTTGGCCCCTGAGCAGGGCATTCTATTTGAGGACTATATGCCGGAACGATTGGCAGATGCACGGCAGCGCTACCACTTTGAGCATACAATTGTCGTGCAAGCCGCACCTACGGTAGCGGAAACGGAGTTCCTGCTTTCTTTGTATGAGGAGCATGATAGTATCGCTGGCGTAGTGGGGTGGTTGGATCTCGATTCCCCTCACTTCCCCGAGCAGTACGCCAAGCTTCGCAAACACAGAGGATTCGTAGGCTTTCGCCCAATGCTTCAGGACTTGGAGGATGATTGGATCCTTCGACCACGCGTTCTGGATCATCTCGAACGGGTAGTTGAGGACGAGTTTCCGCTGGATTTGCAGCTTAGGCCAAGGCATCTTCCTTATATTCTGGAGCTGTTGCGGAGGTTTCCGACACTTAGGGCTGTGGTGGATCATGCGGCGAAACCCTTTATTGCGGCTGGTTTGATCGAACCATGGAAGTCGCAGCTCACCGAACTGGCTGCTTTTCCTCACATCATGTGTAAGCTGTCAGGACTGGTCATAGAAGCGAATCATCCAGTTTGGCGATGGGAGGATTTGGCTCCCTATGTGCACGCCGTCGTAGAGATGTTTGGCCCACATCGCATTATGTTTGGCAGCGATTGGCCGGTGTGTTTGCTCGCCAGCAGTTATGATGAGGTCTACGAGGCGCTGCTTCAAGCTTTGCCTGCGCATTTATCTGAAGAGGCGCAGGCGGCCTTATTCGGAGACAATGCGGCGCGCTTTTATGGCGTTGGCGAATAGTCGGCATTGCAGATTTAACCGACATAGAAGGGCCGTCAGGATGATATGACGGTCTTTTCTGTATGAATGTTACCCCAGCTGCCTCGTGCGGAGGGAACTACAGTTCGCTATTATAGTTCCGCGTAACAGCCAAATCAGCCGATTTGTCACAAATAGCGTATCGTAGTTCCTTTTAGCTTGGACGTGCTGCCGCATCGCCCAAGCCAATTAGCTACTTTCCTTCACAGCTACTCTCAGCGTTCTCCCAACCCTCTATCCTACTCCACCACCCAGAAAAATTCGACTCCATGGGATCGTAGAATAAAATGAACCTAGCCGCAGTCCTGCAGGCTAGGTTCATTTTAATTAAGTCAGCGTTCGTGTTGACTCAGGCGTAAATGGCAGCAGTTCATCCGTGCGGCCTTCGCGGATTTTCTCCGCCCATTGCGGATCTTGCAGCAAGGCGCGGCCGACGGCGATTAAGTCGAACTCTCCTTGCTCCAATCGCTCAAGCAGATTTCCGAGATGAACTGCGTTGGCGCCAGCTCCCTCTTGAAAGAGCTTCGTGAATTCTGCATCCAGCCCTACGGAGCCGACGGTGATGGTTGGTTTGCCTGTGATTTTTTTGGTCCAGCCAGCTAGGTTGAGTGTGGAACCTTCGAATTCAGGGTCCCAGAAACGTCTGGTTGAACAGTGGAAGATATCGACACCCGCTTGCACTAAAGGCGTTAAAAACTGCTCAAGTTCTTCGGGCGTGTTGGCCAGTTTCGCAGTATAATCAGAACTTTTCCATTGCGAGAAGCGGAAGACGATCGGGAAGTCAGGGCCAACGGCGCATCGGCAAGCTTCTACGATTTCAACCGCGAAGCGGGAGCGGGCAACGAGGCTTCCGCCATATTGATCGCTGCGCTGATTTGTTTTCTCCCAGAAGAACTGGTCGATTAAGTAACCATGCGCGCCATGAAGCTCGATGCCATCGAAGCCGATGCGCTTCGCATCCGCGGCTGCTTGGGCATAGGCTGCGACCAGCGCGCTAATTTCATCTACCGTTAGCGGCTCGGATACTTTGACACCGTTCAGGTCAAGGCCGGATGGGCCTACCGGTGGAGCTTCCGGATTCGGTTGACTGCCGACTGCGCGTGTTGTGCCTACATGCCAGAGCTGTGGAATGATTTTCCCGCCAGCTTCATGTACGCCAGCTACGACTTTGGCCCAGCCCTGCAAGGCGGCTTCCCCATGGAAGTTCGGCAAACTCGGGCTTGCGCCCGCCGCCGGATGGTTGATGAGCGTACCTTCGGTTACGATGAGACCTACGCCGTGCTCGGCGCGGCGGCGATAATAATCCGCTACGTCTTGCCCAGGAACGCCATTAGGTGAGAAACCGCGTGTCATGGGCGCCATGACGATGCGATTGGTTAAGTCCAAGTGGTCCGAGTGAAAGGACTTAAATAAGGGAAGTACCGAAACGGAGTCGGCAGGAGTGTTAGGGTTGGTCATGGATCTATCTCCTTTAACAGGCATTTCAGCGAAGCAACGAAACTTCATCACTGATGAAGTTAGAATACCATAAATTCGGACTAAATTCATAGGGATACGCCAGTATCGCCCGATTCCATCTGATTCTAGCTCCGTCATTCATATTGCCAGCGAGACGCGCTGCTGCCCCTTGATTCCATGCTGAATGAACGCTTGCGCAGCGGCAATTCGAGCTAAGGGGATGCGGTAAGGTGAGCAACTGACATAATCCAAACCGGTCAGATGACAAAAGAAAATCGATTCTTTATCGCCGCCATGCTCCCCGCATATACCCGTTTTAAGCGCAGGCTTAATGAGACGTCCGGCATTCACAGCCAGTTCAATGAGTTGTCCCACCCCTTCGGTGTCGAGCACTTGAAAAGGATTATGCGGAAGAAGCTTGTGATCGACATAATGGGATAGAAATTTTCCCTCGGCATCGTCGCGGCTGTAACCAAAAGTCATCTGAGTTAAATCATTCGTGCCAAAGGAGAAGAAATCGGCATAAGCGACAATTTGGCGTGCCGTAAGCGCCGCTCGCGGCACCTCAATCATGGTCCCCACTTTGTACGGACAATCACGGAGCTTATCTTTCCCCAGCACCTGTTCCGCTACGAAATCAACAAGTTCTCTGACGATTTTCAGTTCGTTGGCATGCCCAACGAGTGGGATCATGATCTCGGGAAGTACGCGGATGCCTCTGTCTGTACAGGAGGAAGCAGCGCGGAAAATAGCCTCAATCTGCATGTCATAAATTTCCGGAAATACGATACCCAAACGGCAGCCCCGCTGTCCCAGCATGGGATTGGCTTCATGGAGAGCCTGTACTTTGCGGAGGAGGTTGGCGATCTCCTCTCTTTCTACGTTTGTTCCAGTCTGATCATAAGTCAGTTGAGCATGTCTTTTTTGCAAATCTTCCAGGTTTGGCAGAAACTCATGCAGCGGCGGGTCAAGCAAGCGAATCGTGACAGGAAGGCCAGTCATTGCCTCGAAAATACCTTCGAAATCCGACTGCTGCATAGGGAGCAGCTGGGCAAGAGCCCGCAATCGTTCCTCCTTGTCATCTGCCAGGATCATGCGTTGAACGACAGGCAGACGAGCGGGGGAGAAAAACATATGCTCCGTTCTACATAATCCGATCCCTTGCGCCCCTAGCTGTCTTGCTAGTATGGCGTCTTCCGGATTGTCTGCATTCGCGTAGACTTTTAACGACCGAATCTCATCCGCCCAAGCCAGCATGACGAGCAGTTCATCTGTCATTCGGGCTTCTTGCAAGGGCATGGCACCAGCAATGACGCGTCCGGTTGCACCATCCAATGTGATCCAGTCACCTTCTTTCAGGACGCTGGACCCAACCAGCAATTGCTTCTCATCAGATGATATTCGGATGTCCTCACAGCCGCATACACAAGGTTTGCCCATGCCTCTAGCGACAACGGCAGCGTGGCTCGTCATGCCTCCACGGCTCGTAAGAACGCCTTCGGAGGCGATCACGCCATGAATATCTTCGGGTGTCGTTTCGCTTCTTGCCAGAATGACCATCTTGCCGGCACGATGCCATTCAGCGGCCGTATCCGCGTCAAAGACTAGCTGCCCAACCGCTGCTCCCGGCGATGCTGGCAGTCCTTTGGTCAACACATCCTTGATCGCATCTTCTTGGATGCCTCTGTGCAGAAGCTGATCAAGATGCGCCACCTCTATGCGCCCGAGGGCTTCCTGCTTGGATACTAATCCTTCGTGAACCATATCCACAGCAATCTTCAGCGCGGCTTGGGCGTTTCGTTTTCCATTGCGTGTTTGCAGCAGGTAAAGCTTATTATTTTCCACTGTAAACTCAATGTCCTGCATATCTTTGTAGTGCTTCTCAAGCTGTTTGGAGGCTTTAAACAATTGCTCATAGATTCCCGGCATTTCGCTTTTCAGCGCTTGGATCGCAAGCGGCGTTCGGGTACCTGCTACGACGTCTTCCCCCTGAGCGTTGATCAAATATTCACCGAAAAACGTATTCTCACCCGTAGAAGGGTTTCTCGTAAAAACAACCCCCGTACCGCAATTACTGCCCATGTTGCCAAATACCATGCTCTGAATGTTAACGGCCGTGCCCTGTTCATCGGGAATCCGATGCATTTTACGGTAAATCTGAGCTCTAGCATTGTTCCAGGATTTAAAAACAGCCTCAACGGCCATTCGTAACTGCTCGTAGACATTTTGTGGAAAAGCCCGGCCTGTTTGCGTTAGGATACATTGTTTGTAAGCTTCGATAAGCGCTTTCCAACCCTCAGCTG
Above is a genomic segment from Paenibacillus sp. HWE-109 containing:
- a CDS encoding stalk domain-containing protein; the encoded protein is MKSSLKGFMLGVVTTCLMLGATVAYAAGGTQIEVYFEKLKYVFEGVEKQPTAEQGQGFIYKGTTYVPLRFVSESLGKEVGWNGTSKTIWIGKQPENTNTNAGNENGSNPTSTGTEAAVYLTDLTGMTKEDEASMLNVNSWGKGHNTAVHKPAFQIAGTNYKKGLGLYHHDHPYPPNIKTGGTVQYPLDGKYVKLTAFVGADDSTLSNTASGTIKFIGDGKELLVIDAITAGKNAAPVDLDVTGIQVLRINFNSDRQGLINLIVADPMVTPAAKPTTSTPNVQSDMIIVERDKKAEFVVLKNRGTKEIDLKGWKVISVNGQEVYPFKESYVLNPDSYVMLLSGKEGKSYEQTGVNGTEFRTYSRSLLWTTSEVWNDTESDAVELYNPAGAKVSEYIN
- a CDS encoding AraC family transcriptional regulator is translated as MYYSLSRLSKLDVIWADLFDTKNSSFYREQHHNPYYELIVIADGTVHLQTGETRMSLHAGQSLLMLPWESHTGWNPEERQGQFFWAQFSCDPGLNEFLLDQASQLNIVHAERTELRTTEMKHEDVLVVPRQFQAIQRYKLLGLFEELVSTMKQPKGYFRFHATLLLGEILRLIASDFLEQSAVDTNFSASYITFRGLVNHLNNSYESDISKDQLEQVLNRKYEYLCQVFKRYAHTNIHHYIHQLRAQRAKYLLLNTGKSVKDIAEEVGYQDPFYFSRMFKKIEGTSPQHFRGASSKN
- a CDS encoding ADP-ribosylglycohydrolase family protein; translated protein: MSCQILNEKDYYRIVYGGWLGKNIGGTLGAPVEGVKELLTLTYYPELPDGPLENDDLDLQLVWLHALEQYGPGLTARELGQEWLEHVFFPFDEYGYAITNMRRGLVAPVAGAFNNPFTNCMGSPIRSEIWAMVTPGSPETAAHYAYQDAIVDHAGGEGVYGEMFFAALESAIFFEKDRDRLIAIGMTYIPEDSRTAKALKDLLIWHQEGKDWLEARALILEHHGSDNFTDAPQNIAFTILGWLYGEDFEDAILKAVNCGYDTDCTAATLGAILGMLLGPEGLPAAWVDPVGDRIVVSPPIKGFPAPKNLDELTQRTIRMGKQILAAWDTGIIVHPDLPTSWDQPVQVEQASRIRELWTKKVTANHYLLPLGTQQNADAELEIDFGQTGPAIGVNQTKTLQITLTNRALTPVTGWLALELPDGWEGPTAVEVSLQPNESTEWNALVCASETAKPSYELTCVWTRSHDASIWTAHRVPFALVNAAKWTVWGPNNTEGKEVYVTGNRLELEQALASEDDGVYRAQTTLFNPEPRTVRLIAAANSPVKLILDGKLVINCDEILEFMPAYHRAHDEQLIELTLAAGSYKVEVEAVRNGSPLEVYILPVAIKETSIPGPHYYFTDILFG
- a CDS encoding amidohydrolase family protein: MRIDAHQHYWLTERGDYGWLAPEQGILFEDYMPERLADARQRYHFEHTIVVQAAPTVAETEFLLSLYEEHDSIAGVVGWLDLDSPHFPEQYAKLRKHRGFVGFRPMLQDLEDDWILRPRVLDHLERVVEDEFPLDLQLRPRHLPYILELLRRFPTLRAVVDHAAKPFIAAGLIEPWKSQLTELAAFPHIMCKLSGLVIEANHPVWRWEDLAPYVHAVVEMFGPHRIMFGSDWPVCLLASSYDEVYEALLQALPAHLSEEAQAALFGDNAARFYGVGE
- a CDS encoding NADH:flavin oxidoreductase, with protein sequence MTNPNTPADSVSVLPLFKSFHSDHLDLTNRIVMAPMTRGFSPNGVPGQDVADYYRRRAEHGVGLIVTEGTLINHPAAGASPSLPNFHGEAALQGWAKVVAGVHEAGGKIIPQLWHVGTTRAVGSQPNPEAPPVGPSGLDLNGVKVSEPLTVDEISALVAAYAQAAADAKRIGFDGIELHGAHGYLIDQFFWEKTNQRSDQYGGSLVARSRFAVEIVEACRCAVGPDFPIVFRFSQWKSSDYTAKLANTPEELEQFLTPLVQAGVDIFHCSTRRFWDPEFEGSTLNLAGWTKKITGKPTITVGSVGLDAEFTKLFQEGAGANAVHLGNLLERLEQGEFDLIAVGRALLQDPQWAEKIREGRTDELLPFTPESTRTLT
- the ppdK gene encoding pyruvate, phosphate dikinase; this encodes MSKTQVIPFQDGHASMKALLGGKGANLAEMTRAGLPVPPGFTITTEACLAFFQTGNRISDELHEQMTTALKQLEKQRGLSFGDAINPLLVSVRSGSVSSMPGMMDTILNLGLNDTTVQGLANLTQNERFAYDCYRRLIQMFGNVVLSIESRHFEKLLHHLKETACVEQDQDVTAEGWKALIEAYKQCILTQTGRAFPQNVYEQLRMAVEAVFKSWNNARAQIYRKMHRIPDEQGTAVNIQSMVFGNMGSNCGTGVVFTRNPSTGENTFFGEYLINAQGEDVVAGTRTPLAIQALKSEMPGIYEQLFKASKQLEKHYKDMQDIEFTVENNKLYLLQTRNGKRNAQAALKIAVDMVHEGLVSKQEALGRIEVAHLDQLLHRGIQEDAIKDVLTKGLPASPGAAVGQLVFDADTAAEWHRAGKMVILARSETTPEDIHGVIASEGVLTSRGGMTSHAAVVARGMGKPCVCGCEDIRISSDEKQLLVGSSVLKEGDWITLDGATGRVIAGAMPLQEARMTDELLVMLAWADEIRSLKVYANADNPEDAILARQLGAQGIGLCRTEHMFFSPARLPVVQRMILADDKEERLRALAQLLPMQQSDFEGIFEAMTGLPVTIRLLDPPLHEFLPNLEDLQKRHAQLTYDQTGTNVEREEIANLLRKVQALHEANPMLGQRGCRLGIVFPEIYDMQIEAIFRAASSCTDRGIRVLPEIMIPLVGHANELKIVRELVDFVAEQVLGKDKLRDCPYKVGTMIEVPRAALTARQIVAYADFFSFGTNDLTQMTFGYSRDDAEGKFLSHYVDHKLLPHNPFQVLDTEGVGQLIELAVNAGRLIKPALKTGICGEHGGDKESIFFCHLTGLDYVSCSPYRIPLARIAAAQAFIQHGIKGQQRVSLAI